The following proteins are co-located in the Thermococcus sp. genome:
- a CDS encoding 4Fe-4S dicluster domain-containing protein has product MMFPNFDWEKCIGCIACVRTCRGGALSYTDREGIRTITFEPGLCDGDLLCLEVCPVGAIEPSPKSSGDSATFPLARCENCGKLTDFTVKEVEWGKERGLFDVFLCPECRRVESAKRIGEGFE; this is encoded by the coding sequence ATGATGTTCCCCAACTTTGACTGGGAAAAATGCATAGGCTGTATTGCCTGCGTAAGAACCTGCAGAGGCGGGGCTTTGAGCTACACCGACAGAGAGGGAATCAGGACGATAACCTTTGAGCCCGGGCTCTGCGACGGTGATTTGCTCTGCCTCGAGGTCTGTCCGGTTGGAGCGATAGAGCCCTCCCCCAAATCCAGTGGTGACTCGGCAACGTTTCCCCTAGCCCGGTGTGAAAACTGCGGTAAACTGACAGATTTCACGGTTAAAGAGGTCGAATGGGGGAAGGAGAGGGGTCTTTTCGATGTTTTCCTGTGTCCGGAATGTAGAAGGGTCGAATCGGCAAAGAGGATAGGGGAGGGATTTGAATGA
- the fdhF gene encoding formate dehydrogenase subunit alpha: protein MRVPVVCPYCGVGCRLYIEKTPEGYRLDYADDIPGIPNENGSLCPKGNAVLDLLSKDRLKKPLKAKEEGKFVEVSWSDAIKEVAERLREIARDDPNQLMFFGSAKTYNEPNYLIQKLARMLGTNNIDHCARLCHSSTVAGLKAVFGAGAMTNTYRDIEMADVIVIWGHNYAETHPVGFRYVLKAKERGAKVIVVDPRYTRTAWFSDMFLQLYPGTDIALANGMMHVIIKHGLYDKDFVEKRTVGFSELKKTVEKYPLKRVEEITSVPAELIEEAAVTFARAENAVITWAMGLTQSVHGYDNVRAVATLIAITGHIGKPGNGASPMRGQNNVQGACDLGVLPNVFPGYRPVTDPEERKAFEKFWGVQLSGDVGLTTVEATHEALRGRLRAYYIMGENPVISEANSRNVLRALRKLEFLVVQDIFPTETTRLADIVLPATSMLENEGSLTNTERRVQWSFKAIEPPGEARPDWWIVSEIGKAVGFTESGAKGFNYTSPEEILREINAIVPQYRGITPERLKKNLAGIHWPCPSEDHPGTRVLYTERFLTPDGKAHLASVEHRPPAETPDEEYPLILTTMRYVGHFHTLTMTGRSELLRKRWREPFLEVHPNDAERFELKDGEWALIETRRGRYVARVKVTKAVKPGVVAIPWHWGANVLTNDALDPVSKIPDTKACASRVKAISDAEAKRILEELRNEGVVA, encoded by the coding sequence TTGAGGGTCCCCGTCGTTTGTCCGTACTGCGGGGTTGGGTGCAGGCTCTACATCGAAAAAACTCCCGAAGGTTACAGGCTGGATTACGCTGACGATATACCGGGCATTCCGAACGAGAACGGAAGCCTCTGCCCGAAGGGGAACGCCGTTCTCGATTTGCTCTCAAAGGACAGGCTGAAAAAACCTCTCAAGGCAAAGGAAGAGGGAAAGTTCGTCGAGGTAAGCTGGAGCGATGCTATTAAAGAGGTCGCCGAGAGACTAAGGGAAATAGCCAGAGACGACCCCAACCAGCTCATGTTCTTCGGCTCGGCCAAAACATACAACGAGCCCAACTACCTGATTCAAAAGCTGGCCAGAATGCTCGGAACCAACAACATCGACCACTGCGCGAGGCTCTGCCACTCCTCGACGGTTGCGGGCCTGAAGGCCGTCTTCGGTGCCGGAGCCATGACCAACACCTACCGCGACATCGAGATGGCGGACGTGATAGTGATTTGGGGTCACAACTACGCTGAAACCCACCCGGTCGGCTTCCGCTACGTCCTCAAGGCCAAGGAGAGGGGAGCAAAAGTCATCGTCGTTGACCCGCGCTATACAAGAACCGCCTGGTTCTCGGACATGTTCCTCCAGCTTTATCCCGGAACAGACATAGCCCTCGCCAACGGCATGATGCACGTTATAATAAAACACGGCCTCTACGACAAGGATTTCGTTGAAAAAAGAACCGTTGGCTTCTCAGAGCTGAAGAAGACCGTAGAGAAGTACCCCCTCAAGAGGGTGGAGGAGATAACCAGCGTCCCTGCAGAGCTGATAGAGGAAGCCGCGGTAACGTTCGCCAGGGCCGAAAACGCTGTCATAACGTGGGCAATGGGATTAACACAGTCGGTTCACGGCTACGACAACGTCAGGGCCGTTGCGACGCTCATAGCGATAACCGGGCACATAGGAAAGCCCGGAAACGGTGCATCACCCATGCGTGGCCAGAACAACGTTCAGGGTGCCTGTGACCTGGGTGTTCTTCCAAACGTCTTTCCCGGCTACCGGCCGGTAACGGACCCCGAAGAGAGGAAAGCCTTCGAAAAATTCTGGGGGGTTCAGCTCAGCGGTGATGTGGGCCTTACAACGGTCGAGGCGACCCATGAAGCGCTGAGGGGCAGGCTTAGGGCCTACTACATAATGGGTGAAAATCCCGTCATAAGCGAGGCCAACTCAAGGAACGTCCTCAGGGCCCTTAGAAAGCTCGAATTCCTCGTCGTGCAGGACATCTTCCCCACAGAGACAACGAGATTGGCGGACATCGTTCTGCCCGCAACCTCGATGCTCGAAAACGAGGGTTCCCTCACCAACACGGAGAGGCGCGTGCAGTGGAGTTTCAAGGCCATAGAACCGCCGGGGGAAGCGAGGCCAGACTGGTGGATAGTGAGCGAGATAGGAAAGGCGGTTGGCTTCACGGAAAGTGGAGCGAAGGGCTTCAACTACACCTCCCCGGAGGAGATACTGAGGGAGATAAACGCAATCGTTCCCCAGTACAGGGGGATAACGCCCGAGAGACTCAAGAAAAACCTCGCCGGAATCCACTGGCCGTGTCCGAGCGAAGACCACCCGGGAACGAGGGTTCTCTACACCGAGAGGTTCTTAACACCCGACGGGAAGGCCCATCTGGCTTCCGTTGAGCACAGACCACCCGCGGAAACGCCTGACGAAGAATACCCGCTGATTCTGACGACGATGCGATACGTCGGGCACTTCCACACGCTGACCATGACCGGGAGGAGCGAGCTCCTGAGGAAGCGCTGGAGGGAGCCTTTCCTCGAGGTTCACCCGAATGATGCGGAGCGCTTTGAGCTAAAAGACGGGGAATGGGCGCTCATCGAGACCAGACGTGGCAGGTACGTGGCGAGGGTGAAAGTGACGAAGGCGGTGAAGCCCGGCGTGGTTGCTATTCCATGGCACTGGGGGGCCAACGTCCTGACGAACGATGCCCTCGACCCGGTTTCAAAAATCCCGGACACCAAGGCATGCGCCTCTCGAGTCAAGGCCATTAGCGATGCCGAGGCGAAGCGTATTTTGGAGGAGCTCAGGAACGAGGGGGTGGTAGCGTGA
- a CDS encoding 4Fe-4S dicluster domain-containing protein: MTGILIDPGKCIACRACEVACEREHGRSFITVFEFEGSAVPLNCRHCEKAPCIEACPTGALFRDKDGAVMVDVKKCIGCDMCLLACPFGIPEMAGKIMVKCDLCPERRAEGKLPLCVQTCPTRALTYEEPNEFSVRRRKSYAERIALRRAHDVPQL, from the coding sequence GTGACCGGAATCCTGATTGACCCCGGCAAGTGCATAGCATGCAGGGCCTGCGAAGTTGCCTGTGAGAGGGAACACGGGAGGAGCTTCATCACGGTCTTTGAGTTCGAAGGCTCGGCAGTACCCCTCAACTGTCGCCACTGCGAGAAGGCGCCGTGCATAGAGGCCTGCCCAACTGGAGCGCTTTTCAGGGATAAAGACGGGGCTGTGATGGTAGACGTCAAGAAGTGCATAGGGTGCGATATGTGTCTCCTGGCGTGTCCCTTTGGAATACCTGAAATGGCTGGAAAAATCATGGTAAAGTGCGACCTCTGTCCTGAAAGAAGGGCCGAGGGGAAGCTCCCCCTCTGCGTCCAGACCTGTCCAACGAGAGCGCTAACCTACGAAGAGCCCAACGAGTTCTCCGTAAGGAGGAGAAAGTCCTACGCCGAGAGAATCGCCCTCAGGAGGGCCCATGATGTTCCCCAACTTTGA